A genomic segment from Patescibacteria group bacterium encodes:
- a CDS encoding phosphatase PAP2 family protein codes for MNEIIFRYINSIAEQYHWLDLAIIFFADYFIFILALSALFLALYHKSEKQVIRNLAFIFISGIVAWVLVQFIKHYYFSPRPFLALDEVRQLIEHGANDSFPSGHAAFSFAIATAVYFWKRKYAWIFFIGALFVGLARVAGGIHWPYDILGGIALGVVVTSLIHFLLKSKRFSKNLKSARPF; via the coding sequence ATGAATGAAATAATTTTTAGATATATAAATAGTATCGCCGAGCAGTATCATTGGCTTGATCTTGCCATCATATTTTTCGCTGATTATTTTATTTTTATACTAGCCTTAAGCGCACTGTTTTTGGCTTTATATCATAAGAGCGAGAAGCAGGTTATAAGAAACTTAGCTTTCATATTTATTTCAGGTATTGTGGCGTGGGTTTTAGTTCAATTTATAAAACACTATTATTTTAGCCCGAGACCTTTCTTGGCGCTAGATGAAGTGAGGCAACTTATAGAGCATGGCGCTAATGACTCTTTCCCTTCAGGGCATGCCGCTTTTTCTTTCGCTATCGCGACGGCAGTCTACTTCTGGAAGAGGAAATATGCTTGGATTTTTTTTATAGGAGCTCTTTTTGTGGGCTTAGCTCGTGTCGCTGGCGGTATTCACTGGCCTTATGATATCTTGGGAGGCATAGCCTTAGGGGTGGTCGTCACTTCTCTTATACATTTTCTACTAAAGAGTAAACGCTTTTCAAAAAACTTAAAATCTGCCCGCCCATTTTAA
- the secF gene encoding protein translocase subunit SecF: MAKIIMFIVKYRKIFYIASALVVVACIFIVFKQGLNLGIDFTGGALIEAEYSGDMPDIDLLRKSIDEAGFKSFRLQPTGEKGIVLRMATLTEAGHQNLLAILKVSDEYELTEKRFDSIGPVIGEELKRKALVAIGLVVLLIILFIAFAFRGVSRPGSSWRYGFVAIVALIHDVLVPVGVFALIGAEVDVLFVTALLAILGYSVNDTIIIFDRIRENIKLKISNDFEETVGTSLSQTIARSINTSLTTFIVLVFLFFLGGNATKMFALTLGIGVIAGTYSSIFLAGPLLVTIQKLQNRKK, encoded by the coding sequence ATGGCTAAAATTATTATGTTTATCGTTAAATACAGAAAAATATTTTATATCGCAAGCGCTTTAGTTGTAGTAGCTTGTATTTTTATTGTTTTTAAACAAGGTTTGAATCTAGGCATAGACTTTACTGGCGGAGCGCTTATTGAGGCAGAATATAGCGGCGATATGCCAGATATTGATTTACTAAGAAAAAGCATAGATGAAGCCGGATTTAAGTCATTCCGTCTTCAGCCTACCGGAGAGAAGGGTATCGTGTTACGTATGGCTACCCTGACAGAAGCAGGCCATCAGAATCTTTTAGCAATACTGAAAGTAAGCGACGAATATGAACTTACTGAAAAGAGGTTTGATTCTATCGGTCCCGTGATAGGAGAAGAGTTGAAACGTAAGGCCTTGGTTGCGATTGGTTTGGTAGTTTTACTTATAATTCTTTTTATTGCTTTTGCTTTTCGTGGAGTGTCTCGACCTGGCTCTTCTTGGAGATATGGCTTCGTCGCCATTGTAGCGCTTATACATGATGTCCTCGTCCCTGTTGGCGTGTTCGCGCTTATTGGCGCTGAAGTAGACGTTCTTTTTGTGACAGCCTTGCTTGCTATCCTGGGGTATTCAGTAAATGACACAATTATCATCTTTGACCGTATCAGGGAAAATATAAAGCTGAAGATTTCAAATGATTTTGAAGAGACAGTGGGCACAAGCTTAAGTCAGACAATAGCTCGTTCTATCAATACTTCTTTGACGACCTTTATCGTACTGGTATTTTTATTCTTCTTGGGCGGTAACGCTACAAAAATGTTTGCACTAACTTTAGGTATTGGAGTAATCGCCGGAACATATTCATCAATCTTTTTAGCTGGCCCCCTTCTTGTAACTATCCAGAAACTCCAAAACAGAAAGAAGTAA
- the secD gene encoding protein translocase subunit SecD, whose translation MFKIRILAIFFILAGISIGYFTYSSELGSGDVPPRLPFKLGLDLQGGSHLLYKADVSSIDPSDIDNSMAALRDVIERRVNLFGVSEPLVQVEETGVFSAGKEKEYRLVVELPGVTDLEQAVAMIGQTPFLEFKTERDTKEQEEIFEAQKIGERLYEDPYFVTSDLTGRYIKKAVLEFDSTTFEPKVGLEFNKEGETLFAKLTKENVGKRIAIYLDGAPISVPVVREEITSGTAEISGGFTAEEAKLLVGRLNSGALPVPIEIISEQGIGATLGGDTLMKGIRAGVYGIVAVAIFLILYYRLAGLLAVASLSIYTVLMLFLFKVFGFTLTSAGIAGFILSVGMAVDANVIIFERIKEELQGGKMVQGSISDGFSRAWLSIRDANISSIITAIILFWFGTSLVKGFALVFGLGVLISMFSAITVSKVLFLSLGIKEGTRFSRFLLGGSFN comes from the coding sequence ATGTTTAAGATAAGGATTTTGGCAATATTTTTCATCTTAGCCGGCATCAGTATCGGTTATTTTACTTACTCGTCAGAGCTTGGAAGTGGAGACGTTCCGCCACGGCTTCCTTTTAAACTTGGCCTTGACTTGCAAGGAGGTTCTCATCTTTTGTATAAAGCTGATGTTTCAAGTATCGACCCTAGCGATATAGATAACTCTATGGCTGCTCTTCGTGATGTTATAGAACGAAGGGTTAACCTCTTTGGAGTGTCTGAACCTCTTGTTCAAGTGGAAGAGACGGGTGTTTTTAGCGCCGGTAAGGAGAAGGAGTATCGTCTCGTGGTGGAATTACCCGGTGTTACTGACTTGGAACAGGCTGTAGCTATGATAGGGCAGACTCCGTTTCTTGAGTTTAAGACTGAACGTGATACCAAAGAGCAGGAGGAGATATTTGAAGCGCAGAAAATTGGAGAAAGATTATATGAAGATCCGTATTTTGTCACTTCTGATTTGACTGGACGATATATTAAGAAAGCGGTTTTGGAATTTGATAGTACCACCTTCGAACCTAAAGTTGGCTTGGAGTTCAATAAGGAAGGAGAAACTCTTTTTGCTAAGTTAACAAAAGAAAATGTTGGTAAAAGAATAGCAATTTATCTTGACGGCGCTCCTATTTCTGTACCCGTTGTTCGCGAGGAGATTACATCAGGTACGGCGGAGATTTCCGGCGGATTTACAGCAGAGGAGGCGAAACTTCTTGTAGGGAGGTTAAATTCAGGGGCGCTACCTGTGCCTATTGAGATTATCTCAGAACAGGGGATCGGCGCGACCCTGGGCGGGGATACTTTAATGAAAGGTATTAGGGCCGGTGTGTATGGGATTGTCGCCGTAGCGATATTTTTGATCTTATACTATCGATTAGCCGGACTGCTAGCTGTCGCTTCGCTCTCAATCTACACAGTGTTAATGCTTTTCCTATTTAAGGTATTTGGATTCACTTTGACTTCTGCCGGTATTGCCGGGTTTATTCTCTCTGTCGGTATGGCGGTTGATGCTAACGTAATTATTTTTGAACGTATTAAGGAAGAGCTTCAGGGCGGAAAGATGGTTCAAGGTTCAATATCAGACGGCTTTTCAAGAGCGTGGCTTTCAATTCGTGACGCTAATATTTCAAGCATTATTACGGCCATTATTCTTTTTTGGTTTGGCACAAGTTTAGTTAAAGGATTTGCTTTGGTCTTTGGGCTTGGAGTTTTAATTTCAATGTTTTCCGCTATTACAGTTTCAAAGGTATTATTCCTATCTCTTGGTATTAAAGAGGGAACGAGATTCAGTCGATTTTTATTGGGAGGAAGTTTTAACTAG
- a CDS encoding bifunctional 5,10-methylenetetrahydrofolate dehydrogenase/5,10-methenyltetrahydrofolate cyclohydrolase, protein MIIDGKKIAEDIKQNLKDEIKSTDKQLRLAIIQVGEDMASSKFVEKKEKFAEEIGVKTKVYKLRGDISTSKLRKKISEITHPPFGGKKSSGVIVQLPLPSHINTQYILNSIPLQKDVDVLSSRAIGEFVSGKSSVLPPVVGAIKEIFLFGGSTAKLADKNVVVVGAGLLVGKPAANWLINEGATVSVLNKDTLDISKFTKEADIIISGAGSPGLIKPEMIKDGVVLIDAGTSEQAGKLVGDIDPACRDKASLFTPVPGGVGPITVAMVFKNLVELNK, encoded by the coding sequence ATGATAATTGACGGGAAAAAAATAGCGGAAGATATAAAGCAAAATCTTAAAGATGAAATTAAATCAACTGACAAACAGCTCAGACTTGCGATTATTCAGGTTGGTGAGGATATGGCCTCTTCTAAGTTTGTGGAAAAGAAAGAAAAGTTTGCCGAAGAGATCGGAGTAAAGACAAAAGTTTATAAATTGCGAGGAGATATTTCTACAAGCAAATTACGTAAAAAAATATCGGAGATTACCCATCCGCCATTCGGTGGTAAGAAAAGTTCCGGGGTCATAGTTCAGCTTCCTTTGCCAAGCCATATAAATACGCAATATATCTTAAATTCTATTCCACTGCAAAAAGATGTGGATGTTTTGTCATCAAGGGCGATAGGGGAATTTGTATCAGGTAAATCAAGTGTTTTGCCACCAGTAGTAGGCGCAATAAAAGAAATCTTTTTATTTGGCGGTTCAACCGCCAAATTGGCGGACAAAAATGTTGTTGTAGTTGGCGCCGGTCTTTTGGTGGGTAAGCCTGCGGCTAATTGGCTCATAAATGAAGGCGCGACTGTTTCAGTGTTGAATAAAGATACTTTGGATATTTCTAAATTCACTAAAGAGGCTGATATAATCATATCTGGCGCTGGGAGTCCTGGGCTGATCAAACCTGAGATGATTAAAGACGGGGTTGTGTTGATAGATGCCGGCACTTCAGAACAAGCAGGTAAACTGGTCGGCGATATAGACCCTGCGTGTAGGGATAAAGCTTCACTCTTTACTCCAGTGCCTGGAGGGGTAGGGCCTATCACTGTGGCGATGGTGTTTAAAAATTTAGTAGAATTAAATAAGTAG